TATAGGCGTAATAAGAAAATCCAGGCGGGACAGGGTCAGCCGCGAGGAGTTCGAGGAGCTGCTGAGAAGCGCTGGCTATGAGGTAGTGGCGATACTCGAGCAGAACAGGGAGGAGCATCCGAAGTACAACATCGGAAAGGGGAAGCTGGAGGAGCTCAAGGAGCTGGTTCGGGAGCTGGAACCGGACAAGGTGGTGTTCGCCAACAAACTTAGTCCGGGCCAGGCGTACAACCTCTGGAAGGAGCTCCACGTTGAAGTCATCGACCGCTGGCAGCTCGTTCTCGAAATCTTCGAGAAACGCGCCCACTCAAAGGAGGCCAAGCTCCAGGTGGAGCTGGCGAGCCTCCAGTACGAGGTTCCGCTCGTGAAGGAGGCCATCAGAAGGATAAAGCTTGGCGACAGGGCGGGTTTCAAGGGAATGGGCGAGTACCAGACCCAGCAGTACCTCAAGCACATCCGCTACCGAATGGGCCGGATAAGAAGGGAGCTGGAGAGGGTCAAAGCCGATAGAGAGGTGAAACGGAAGCGCCGCGAGGAGGTCGGCTTCATACTGGTGGCCCTTGCCGGCTACACCAACGCAGGGAAATCGACCCTTCTCAACGCCCTCGCCGGGGAGGATATAGAGGCGAGGAACCAGATGTTCACCACCCTGGACACGACGACGAGGCGCTTCAAGCTCGGCGGGAAGAGGGTTCTCGTCACCGATACTGTGGGCTTCATCGACGGCCTGCCACCGTTCATAGTCGAGGCCTTCCACTCGACGCTCGAGGAGATAGTAAAGGCGGACATAATCCTGCTCGTCCTGGATGCGAGCGAGCCCTGGGGGGAGATAAGAAGAAAATTCATGGCGTCCCTGGGCGTCCTGAGGGAGCTGAAAACCCTGGACAGACCGATGGTGGTTGCACTCAACAAGATGGACCT
This genomic window from Thermococcus celericrescens contains:
- the hflX gene encoding GTPase HflX yields the protein MKAIGVIRKSRRDRVSREEFEELLRSAGYEVVAILEQNREEHPKYNIGKGKLEELKELVRELEPDKVVFANKLSPGQAYNLWKELHVEVIDRWQLVLEIFEKRAHSKEAKLQVELASLQYEVPLVKEAIRRIKLGDRAGFKGMGEYQTQQYLKHIRYRMGRIRRELERVKADREVKRKRREEVGFILVALAGYTNAGKSTLLNALAGEDIEARNQMFTTLDTTTRRFKLGGKRVLVTDTVGFIDGLPPFIVEAFHSTLEEIVKADIILLVLDASEPWGEIRRKFMASLGVLRELKTLDRPMVVALNKMDLTSREDVRDKAERVREIAEERGINLRRVVSISAKLGELEELYGALEDAVLTLPKYGAFEIRVGEPEKVPQVMALINAIGEVLNVEYGEETRIEAYIQTGMIKELTRLGVGIRRLNQPHKGEGLKDGQ